In Helianthus annuus cultivar XRQ/B chromosome 3, HanXRQr2.0-SUNRISE, whole genome shotgun sequence, a single window of DNA contains:
- the LOC110929493 gene encoding calmodulin-binding protein 60 D translates to MGFKRSLYGEEEDYFTVVNQEAKRRITSTQDLVSTLEPLIRRWVREEVQQSCQSFFCTLPRIDLPINALQPCYTTPLQLRFQAKLPNMFFTGSRIESEDKKAVKLVLFDVSSNKVVSSGPFSSLKVEIVALDGDFSADDEEDWPEKDFDAKLISARDGRRPLITGELLVTLQNGVADLGELCFTDNSSWRRSRKFMIGARVKKDTCTGSRIREAKSQAFIVKDHRGESYRKHHPPSLNDDVWRLEKIAKDGVFHKRLASNRICTVKDFLQMYVTNQTSLRKLLGGSSSKTWDTIIKHAKDCVLDDKLYICRSGADGTGIFLNSIMTVVGATFDGQNFLPLDKLSVLQTPVVEAMKQQVYKELDGMVPMDASSVFEVSMPIRHEQLKSEVGMHDMYDADLAAAAAVVNIDDWHTGTSLWQGNELFIDPSNQTIDIFSSDFGICFSSNGSPRARWCKIRAALKWGSVRRDVASKKMADSYLDFLV, encoded by the exons ATGGGTTTCAAGAGATCTTTGTATGGAGAAGAAGAAGACTACTTTACAGTTGTTAATCAAGAAGCCAAGCGAAGGATTACATCTACACAAGATTTGGTCTCAACGTTAGAACCATTGATTCGAAGATGG GTGCGGGAGGAGGTCCAACAATCTTGTCAAAGCTTCTTTTGTACATTACCTAGGATAGATCTGCCTATCAATGCGCTACAACCATGTTATACAACGCCCTTGCAGTTGCGGTTTCAGGCGAAGCTGCCGAATATGTTCTTCACCGGCAGTAGGATCGAATCCGAGGACAAGAAAGCTGTGAAACTAGTGTTGTTTGATGTGAGTTCTAACAAAGTTGTCTCAAGTGGACCCTTTTCATCACTGAAAGTAGAGATTGTTGCACTTGATGGCGATTTTTCGGCCGATGATGAAGAAGATTGGCCTGAGAAAGATTTCGATGCCAAACTCATATCTGCAAGAGATGGCAGAAGGCCACTGATAACTGGTGAATTGCTGGTCACTTTACAAAATGGTGTTGCTGATCTAGGTGAATTATGTTTTACCGATAACTCCAGCTGGAGGAGGAGCAGAAAGTTTATGATCGGTGCACGGGTCAAGAAGGATACGTGTACTGGATCAAGAATTAGAGAAGCCAAAAGCCAGGCATTCATAGTAAAAGACCATCGCGGAGAAT CATACAGGAAGCACCATCCTCCATCCTTGAATGATGACGTCTGGCGGTTGGAAAAGATAGCGAAAGACGGGGTTTTTCATAAACGCTTAGCATCAAACCGTATATGCACTGTAAAAGACTTTCTGCAAATGTATGTTACCAACCAGACCTCGCTTCGCAAG TTACTGGGTGGATCATCTAGCAAGACATGGGACACAATAATCAAGCATGCCAAAGATTGTGTTCTAGATGATAAGTTGTACATTTGCAGAAGTGGTGCAGATGGGACCGGGATTTTTCTTAATTCCATTATGACGGTTGTAGGTGCGACTTTTGACGGCCAAAACTTTCTTCCGCTCGATAAACTCTCTGTGCTTCAGACG CCTGTGGTGGAAGCTATGAAGCAGCAGGTTTACAAAGAATTGGATGGGATGGTACCGATGGATGCATCATCCGTTTTCGAAGTCTCGATGCCGATACGCCATGAACAGCTTAAAAGTGAAGTTGGAATGCATGACATGTATGACGCGGATctagctgctgctgctgctgttgttaaTATTGATGATTGGCATACTGGGACATCCCTATGGCAAGGAAATGAACTCTTCATAGATCCAAGTAACCAAACTATAGATATCTTTTCTTCTGATTTTGGAATATGTTTCTCAAGTAATGGGTCACCCCGCGCAAGGTGGTGTAAGATCCGAGCTGCCCTCAAGTGGGGTTCAGTTAGGCGAGATGTGGCTTCTAAAAAGATGGCCGATTCGTATCTTGATTTCCTAGTTTAG
- the LOC110929494 gene encoding syntaxin-43 — protein MATRNRTVLFRKYRDALKSVRGPPPPPVIELANAALFKQNTKYAPLSTQDPGNTGALTVGLPPAWVDLSDEITGNVQRARSKMAELAKTHAKALMPSFGDGREDQHRIEALTHEITDLLKKSERKLKKLSAAGTSEDSNIRKNVQRSLATDLQSLSLELRKKQSTYLKRLQQQKEGPDGVDLEMNLNGKQSPRDDDEFDDLGFSEHQMAKLKKSEAFTVEREKEIQQVVESVNELAQIMKDLSVLVIDQGTIVDRIDHNIQNVAASVDEGLKQLQKAERSQKRGGMVMCATILVIMCFVMLVLLILKEILF, from the exons ATGGCGACGAGAAACAGAACGGTTCTGTTTAGGAAGTATAGAGACGCATTGAAAAGCGTTAGGGGTCCCCCTCCTCCTCCGGTGATTGAGTTGGCCAACGCCGCTTTGTTTAAGCAGAATACTAAGTATGCTCCGCTTAGTACCCAAGATCCCGG AAATACAGGGGCACTAACAGTGGGTCTTCCTCCTGCTTGGGTTGATTTATCTGATGAAATAACAGGAAATGTGCAACGTGCAAGGTCTAAAATGGCCGAGCTGGCAAAGACTCATGCCAAGGCTTTGATGCCATCTTTTGGTGATGGTAGAGAAGATCAGCACAGGATTGAGGCTCTAACCCATGAGATAACTGACcttcttaaaaagtccgaaagaaAATTAAAGAAATTATCTGCAGCTGGGACTTCTGAGGATTCAAATATTAGGAAAAACGTTCAG CGTTCTCTTGCCACTGATCTTCAGAGCCTCTCGCTGGAACTCAGGAAGAAGCAATCAACTTATTTGAAGCGCCTTCAGCAGCAGAAAGAG GGTCCAGATGGGGTTGATCTTGAAATGAATTTAAATGGAAAGCAATCTCCAAGGGATGACGATGAATTTGATGACTTG GGTTTCAGTGAACACCAGATGGCAAAATTGAagaaaagtgaagctttcacagtGGAAAGGGAGAAAGAGATTCAACAGGTTGTGGAATCGGTTAATGAGCTCGCACAAATCATGAAAGATCTTTCCGTCCTTGTCATTGACCAGGGAACTATTGTTGATAGAATCGACCACAATATTCAGAATGTTGCAGCTTCCGTGGATGAAGGCCTTAAACAGCTGCAAAAA GCGGAGCGAAGTCAAAAACGAGGGGGGATGGTAATGTGTGCTACAATACTTGTTATCATGTGCTTTGTAATGTTGGTTCTATTAATCCTTAAGGAGATTCTCTTCTGA